Below is a genomic region from Deinococcus koreensis.
CCGCGAGGCCGAGGCCAGCGAGCACTACCAGCTCATGCAGCAGCAGATGGTGATCGACGCCGAACTGGCGCAGGACTCGATCGCCTTTGCGGCCTGTTCGATCGGGGAAAAGCTGGGCGCGGCGGCCATCGTGACCTTCACCTCCACCGGGGGCGCGGCCACCCGGGTCGCCAAGTACCGCCCGGCCCTGGCGATCCTGGCCCTGACCCCCAACGAGACCACCCGCAACCAGCTGGCGCTCTCCTGGGGCATCCACCCCATGCTCAGCGAAGATCCCCACGACACCGACGACATGGTGCGGATCGCCAACGACGAGCTGAAGAAGACCGGCTTCGCGGACACGGGCGACCGCTACGTGATCACCGCCGGCGTGCCCTTCGGCGTGCGCGGCACCACCAACATGCTGCGCGTGGAGAGGCTGCGCGAGGAAGACCTGAGCCGCCGGGTCTGACCGGAGGCCAGGGTCTTCCAGGGCCAGCGCTTTCCGGGATCGGGGCGGATATTCACCCCGATGCATGTCAGCCCCAGGTCAGTCTTTTTTATCCACAGGGACGTGAACTTTCCACACGTCGCCTGTGGATAACTCTTTGAATGACCTGGGGGTTTATGCAGTGTGGGACGTGCTATACCGCCTGCTGGCCTGAGCGCGTCAGCCTGTGTATAACTCCGGCGATTTCAGCCGTCCCAGCGCTTCATGAAGGCCACGTGAAGGTGCACGGAGCTCAGGACTCTAGGGTCAGGCGCGCGAACTTGTCCTTACCTTTCTGCAGCACCGCGCCGCCGGCCGAAGTCAGATCGTCCCGGCTCAGGTGGCCCTGGGGGTCAGGGTAAGTCTCACCGTTCAGTTTCAGGCCCCGGTTCTGGATCAGCTTGCGGGCCGCGCCGTTGCTGGGTTCCAGGCCGGCGAGCACCACCAGCTTCGCCATGCTGATGCGCTGGGTGTCCAGGCTGTTGTCCAGTTCCGCTGCCGGGATCGCCACGGTCGGGATGTTCTGGGGAATGCCGCCCCTCGCCACGCTCCTGAAGCGTTCCTCGGCGGCCTCCAGATCGGCGTCCGGATGGAGGGACGCCACGACCTCCCGCGCCAGCTCGCGGTGGGCGGCCACCGGATGCCCGGCCAACAGTTCGTCGATCCGGGGGCGGGGCAGGTCGGTCAGCAGCGTGAAGTAGTTGTCCAGCAGGGCGTCCGGCACCTTCATCAGGCCGGCGAACATGGCGTGCGGCGCGTCGGTCAGGCCGATGTAGTTGTCCAGGCTCTTGGACATCTTCTCGGTGCCGTCCAGGCCGACCAGCAGGGGCAACGTGATGACCACCTGCGGCTCCTGGTCGTAGTCGCGCTGCAGGGCGCGGCCCACCAGGTTGTTGAACAGCTGGTCGGTGCCGCCCAGTTCGATGTCGGCCCGCAGCGCCACCGAGTCGTAGCCCTGGGTGAGCGGGTAGAGGAGTTCGTGCATGGAGATGGGCACGCCACCCTCGAAGCGCTTCTTGAAATCGTCGCGCTCCATGATGCGGGCCACGGTGTAGCGGCTGGCGAGCCGGATCACGTCGGCGTAGCCCATGGGTTCGAGCCATTCGGAGTTGAAGCGCAGCTCCAGCACCTCGGGTTCATCGCGCAGGATCAATTTGCACTGCTCGAGGTAGCTCCGGGCGTTCTCGCGGGTCTGCTCCAGCGTGACCGGCGGGCGGGTCTTGGACTTGCCGGAGGGGTCGCCGATCATGGCCGTGAAATCGCCGATCAGCATGATGACCTTGTGGCCCAGATCCTGAAACTGGCGCATCTTGCGCAGGATCACCGCGTGGCCCAGGTGCAGGTCGGGCCGGGTGGGGTCGGCGCCCAGTTTCACGCGCAGGGGCTGGCCGGTCTCCATGCTGCGCCCCAGCTTGCGGCGCAGGTCGTCTGCAGAGACCAGATCGATCACGCCGCGGTTCAGGATCTCGAGCTGCTCGTCAATGGGGACGTTTCTGCGAATCTCGTTCATGGCTCACTCCATAAAAAAGGGCGGCGCACTCGCTTTTCACGGTGCGCCGCTCGGGGTTGGACTTCAGGCAAACAGGAACCCGACCACCTCAGCGGCTACTTTGATATGCACGTCGGGTCGAGTGCCTCATGCGCCCAGTGTAGCAAGGGTTCGCTAGCATACGGGGCGTGAAGACCATGCAGGAGTTGCGCGCGACCTTGCCCCGGCCGGGGCGGGTGGAGTGGATCGGCCTGCGCCCGGCCCGCCGCGTGCCCCTGGTCGGCGTGCAGGAGACCGAGGCCCATCCGCTGGTGGGCCTGATCGGCGATCACGGCAAACTCGCCCCGCCCCGTCTGACGGCCCTGAGCGGCGCGCCCGGCGAGGTCGCCACCCCGGCACAGACTCCGGCTGTCCCCGGCGGCCCCGGACGGCGGCAGGTCACGCTGATCCAGGCCGAGCATCTGCCGGTCATCGCGGCCCTCGCCGGGCTGGAAGCGGTCACGCCGGGGATGCTGCGGCGCAACATCGTGGTGTCCGGGCTGCCGCTGCTGGCCCTCAAGGACGCCCGCTTCCAGATCGGCAGTCCGGAGGGGGGGTGGGTCATCCTGGAGGGCACGGGCGAGTGTCATCCCTGCTCGCGCATGGAGGAGAACCTGGGCGAGGGCGGCTACAACGCCGTGCGCGGTCACGGCGGCCTGACCGCGCGGGTCATCCAGGGCGGCCTGATCCGCGTGGGCGACCAGCTCCGGGCGCTGGACTCGGCCTCATGACCCGGCCCCCGCCGGACAGCCGTGCCCGTTCGTGGACCCTGGCCCGCGCTTTCGGCTTCACGCGCCTGATCGTGGAACTGGGGGTGCTGAGTTCCTTCGCCTTCAGCCTGGCGCTGTTCGTGGCGGCCATCGCGCAGGCGTACGTGACCATCCGCGCCGCGCTGGGCGAACTGGGGCAGCCGGAGACCACCAAGACGCTGATCATCGCGGCGGTCGAGCAGGCCGACACGCTGCTGGTCGGCATGGCGCTGCTGATCATCTCCTACGGGCTCCAGTCGCTGTTCGTGGGGCGC
It encodes:
- the tyrS gene encoding tyrosine--tRNA ligase, coding for MNEIRRNVPIDEQLEILNRGVIDLVSADDLRRKLGRSMETGQPLRVKLGADPTRPDLHLGHAVILRKMRQFQDLGHKVIMLIGDFTAMIGDPSGKSKTRPPVTLEQTRENARSYLEQCKLILRDEPEVLELRFNSEWLEPMGYADVIRLASRYTVARIMERDDFKKRFEGGVPISMHELLYPLTQGYDSVALRADIELGGTDQLFNNLVGRALQRDYDQEPQVVITLPLLVGLDGTEKMSKSLDNYIGLTDAPHAMFAGLMKVPDALLDNYFTLLTDLPRPRIDELLAGHPVAAHRELAREVVASLHPDADLEAAEERFRSVARGGIPQNIPTVAIPAAELDNSLDTQRISMAKLVVLAGLEPSNGAARKLIQNRGLKLNGETYPDPQGHLSRDDLTSAGGAVLQKGKDKFARLTLES
- a CDS encoding MOSC domain-containing protein, producing MKTMQELRATLPRPGRVEWIGLRPARRVPLVGVQETEAHPLVGLIGDHGKLAPPRLTALSGAPGEVATPAQTPAVPGGPGRRQVTLIQAEHLPVIAALAGLEAVTPGMLRRNIVVSGLPLLALKDARFQIGSPEGGWVILEGTGECHPCSRMEENLGEGGYNAVRGHGGLTARVIQGGLIRVGDQLRALDSAS
- a CDS encoding YqhA family protein, coding for MTRPPPDSRARSWTLARAFGFTRLIVELGVLSSFAFSLALFVAAIAQAYVTIRAALGELGQPETTKTLIIAAVEQADTLLVGMALLIISYGLQSLFVGRLQNVPAWLHIDSFDDLKQKLIGIVIVALAVNFFSVALNWRSGSDILVYGAAIAAVILSVGTYSVILSRQGAARGEHVSPPPAGPSVPPPAPSDAQP